From the genome of uncultured Methanobrevibacter sp.:
TTATCACCCTGGCCCAATCCGACGAATTTTCCGCCGATATCAACAACTTCAAATCTTCCAGGCGGAATAAATGACATGTCAAGATTGTTGAATACTTTTTTAACAGTAGATTCGATATTTTCCACCTTAGGAGTGAATGATGCATAGGTTGTAATGGAAGCCAAGGTATTGTATATATTGTGGAAACCGTACGGAGGCACAGTAATGTCTATGTTAAAGTTAATGTTTTTTGAAACAGTGTAGTTGAATAAATCTCCTTCGACAGTGAGTTTCCATGAATTAGGAGCAAATTCAATATCAGTTAGTTTTACATTCAATTCAGGACGCTTGAATCCGCAGCTGCAAGTATAGATACCTCTGTGATTGAGATAATATTTTGAGTATGTTAATGTTTCACCGCATTTCGGACATTTTACCGCTTCACCATTAATGTCTTCAATTCCGTCGGTTTCAATTCCATAATAGTTTACATGAACATCTTTTTCTTTATCAAGCCCCAGCAGTGCAGTTCTTGGGTCATCAGCATTGGTTACGATAACCCCTCGCTTCATGCCCTGAGACAATAATCTTTTAGCTTTATAATAATCTTCAAACGGATTTTTAACACCTGCAACCTGAGTATGTTCCTGGGAAATGGTTGTATAAACCACACCAACTGGGTCAACGACTCTCTGAACAGTATCAGGAATTCCATATTTGATATTACGAATTCCATATTCAAATACTCCAATGTCACCCTTTTGCTGAATGAACGCTGAAGCAATAGCGTTTATAGTATTACTTTCAAAACTGCTTCTGATTGGAACGTCAGTTGACAATAATTTAATTAAAAGTGTTGTGGTTGTTGTCTTTCCGTTTGTTCCGGTGAGGATAATTGAACCTATACCCAATTGCTTTGATAATTCTGAAATTGCATCAATACCTGCAATCTTTGTAAATAAAATTCCTGCAAAACTTTTTCCACTTCCAGATCCGAATTTTGAAAATGGTCCTCCTACTTTAGCTACAAGTTTTGCAACACTAACTTTAAAACTCATAATTTACCTTTTGAATATATAAATATATAAAAATTTGTATGAAAAAAATAGAAAAAATAAATAATCCAATTTAATTTGTAGTTGGATTATTGATTGTTGTTTTTGGAACTTTTTCAGCGACTTTAGAGCCGATATCTTTCATTTTTGCAATTAAGTTATCTTTTTTAGAACCGCTGATTAAGATATTTTCTAAAACGTCACTTAAAGTTTCGGTCGGAATGATTTCAATCATGTCTTCGTATTTTTTCTCAATCATGACATCTTTCAAGTTGGATTTTGGAATCAGTACTTTTTTCATTCCTGATTCTGCAGCCGCTTCGATTTTAGCAGTTGCTCCACCGATAGGCATTACATCTCCACGAACATTAAGTGAACCTGTCAGTGCAACAGTCTGGTCGATTGGAATATCTTCAACTGCAGATATTACTGCAGTAGCAATACTTACACTTGCTGAATCCCCTTCAACACCATCATAGGTCTGGATAAACTGAACGTGAATATCATAATCTGAAATGTCTTTGTTAGT
Proteins encoded in this window:
- a CDS encoding Mur ligase family protein translates to MSFKVSVAKLVAKVGGPFSKFGSGSGKSFAGILFTKIAGIDAISELSKQLGIGSIILTGTNGKTTTTTLLIKLLSTDVPIRSSFESNTINAIASAFIQQKGDIGVFEYGIRNIKYGIPDTVQRVVDPVGVVYTTISQEHTQVAGVKNPFEDYYKAKRLLSQGMKRGVIVTNADDPRTALLGLDKEKDVHVNYYGIETDGIEDINGEAVKCPKCGETLTYSKYYLNHRGIYTCSCGFKRPELNVKLTDIEFAPNSWKLTVEGDLFNYTVSKNINFNIDITVPPYGFHNIYNTLASITTYASFTPKVENIESTVKKVFNNLDMSFIPPGRFEVVDIGGKFVGLGQGDNGDALKINAMFMNQFVDAPLEFIYTTPDVDEEEIFEDHYKVIKSMNPAHVIVVPGRHSIEKAEEYYNIIKQDFPDAEFYPLSYEEMDVRIERLNELARNSDYKYVIMTGCGEEQAMWEEIKKKMINR